The proteins below are encoded in one region of Sedimentibacter sp. zth1:
- a CDS encoding N-acetyltransferase, translated as MNVVVVNDNQIEQIVQFMYEQNNCSKHHIGYCGKNKDEIKSSVIELIEDNNKFFMTCDEDKLNGVMGYEKYDNNVEIWGPFLRDKNVQALDMLWDNMMNSINDSKCKYYIHCNSENEIAKEFALDKGFKFICQGKTMSLSLKDLDIPIHDNISTIIKSDYDVFSSLHDITFPNTNYNGKQIINMLDDEHELFVVKENSKLVGYIFISMDLEFNEGDIEYIGVDLSCRGKGYGKQLIYEALRCLREKGITELQLWVNTQNKYAISLYTKVGFNIVDKLMSYAYSQN; from the coding sequence ATGAATGTAGTAGTAGTAAATGATAATCAAATAGAACAAATAGTACAATTTATGTATGAGCAAAATAATTGTTCAAAACATCATATAGGTTATTGCGGGAAAAATAAAGACGAGATAAAAAGTTCAGTAATTGAGTTAATAGAAGATAACAATAAGTTTTTTATGACTTGTGACGAAGACAAATTAAATGGGGTTATGGGTTATGAAAAGTATGATAACAATGTGGAGATTTGGGGACCATTTCTTCGTGACAAAAACGTACAAGCTTTAGATATGTTGTGGGATAATATGATGAACTCAATTAATGATAGTAAATGCAAATATTATATTCACTGTAATTCAGAAAATGAAATTGCAAAAGAGTTTGCACTAGATAAAGGTTTCAAATTTATTTGCCAAGGCAAAACTATGAGTTTAAGTCTAAAAGACTTAGATATACCTATACATGATAACATATCAACAATAATCAAAAGTGATTATGACGTGTTTTCAAGTCTTCATGACATAACATTTCCAAATACTAATTATAATGGTAAACAGATAATAAATATGCTTGATGATGAGCATGAGTTGTTTGTCGTTAAAGAAAACAGCAAATTAGTAGGATATATATTTATATCAATGGATTTGGAGTTTAATGAAGGAGATATAGAGTATATAGGTGTAGATTTAAGCTGTAGAGGTAAAGGTTATGGAAAACAGCTTATATATGAAGCACTAAGGTGTCTTAGAGAAAAAGGAATAACAGAATTGCAGTTGTGGGTAAATACACAAAACAAATATGCTATAAGTCTATATACTAAGGTTGGATTCAATATAGTGGATAAATTAATGTCTTATGCGTATTCGCAAAATTAA
- a CDS encoding N-acetyltransferase, giving the protein MNNKNWYSCDISNLTKEEKSFATYIVRKINRSAKELFEQAYEKQFLKECLIYDDKDNRGVMTIIESDDYFSCQVSFERDVNSFNIIKTIHDKLKNIISLKGTKDLYLNINGYNTIIINYFRNYGFVQDSLGFEYSMSKTTEKLKELSNFKLNDNLEFKKFKDNYAQDYLILLEDAFKEQDIACNEEYKLGESTILWLKKANERNGFGALWKGDCLIGFYVLENEYISNIAILSKYKGKGYGTVILNHCLKDIFINKKYEETYLYTYAINTKAQKLYLKNGFEVSAFYSENTYSCK; this is encoded by the coding sequence ATGAATAATAAAAACTGGTATAGCTGTGATATATCAAACTTAACAAAGGAAGAAAAAAGCTTTGCTACATATATAGTAAGAAAAATTAACCGTTCAGCTAAAGAGCTTTTTGAGCAGGCATATGAAAAGCAGTTTTTAAAAGAATGCTTGATATATGATGATAAAGACAATAGAGGTGTCATGACAATTATAGAGAGTGATGATTATTTTTCTTGCCAAGTTTCTTTTGAGAGAGATGTTAATAGCTTTAATATAATAAAAACAATACATGACAAACTCAAAAATATTATATCTTTAAAAGGTACCAAAGATTTGTATCTAAATATAAATGGTTATAATACTATAATTATAAATTATTTTAGAAATTATGGCTTTGTTCAAGACTCATTAGGTTTTGAATATAGTATGAGTAAGACAACAGAAAAGTTGAAAGAATTATCTAATTTTAAACTTAATGATAATTTAGAATTTAAAAAATTTAAAGATAATTATGCACAAGATTATTTGATACTTTTAGAGGACGCATTTAAAGAACAAGATATAGCTTGTAACGAAGAATATAAATTAGGAGAAAGCACAATTTTATGGTTAAAAAAAGCAAATGAAAGAAATGGTTTTGGCGCTTTATGGAAAGGAGATTGCTTAATTGGTTTTTATGTTCTGGAAAATGAATATATAAGCAACATTGCAATTTTATCAAAATATAAGGGTAAAGGCTACGGAACTGTGATACTTAATCATTGCTTAAAAGATATTTTTATAAATAAAAAATATGAGGAAACATATTTATATACATATGCTATTAACACAAAAGCTCAAAAATTATATCTAAAAAATGGGTTTGAAGTAAGTGCATTCTATAGCGAAA
- the eis gene encoding enhanced intracellular survival protein Eis: MNIRKIEDRDLEQVYKLHTYCTGRHWTDGVPAKDSLAFYTPDEILGMFDDDKLVSMIRNYTFKQLVRGVIKNMGGVSHVATFPEYRMCGYVKELTKSVFNDMKDKKQSVSMLHPFKKSFYSEFGYVGANDNILVKVSFDALSHYLKHVPNIDAIWKEERERAVDIQEEYETFKYSLDLSNYHGLVFLDNMSNEYWVDDHEDVIVVFIKKDDEIVATAKYLKIGYGENGKLMVLEMFWKDIESRFMIFRYFAKHTDQFSHIEMRIPFGTNFYTWLSDSSRPFEVKINNRPWMVRIIDVLDALRDIPVKTDGKVFLELYDEYCKWNNGGYMLKTVGDKLKITKLDNIIPQLRIDIRGLTSLLYGIYSVEELEFKNWINIIDNDISEILNDWFPKQLINNPYYY, from the coding sequence TTGAATATAAGAAAAATAGAAGATAGAGATTTAGAACAGGTATATAAATTACATACATATTGTACAGGCCGCCATTGGACAGATGGCGTGCCTGCAAAAGATTCATTAGCATTTTATACACCTGATGAAATATTAGGTATGTTCGATGATGACAAATTAGTTTCTATGATTAGAAATTATACTTTTAAACAATTGGTTAGAGGAGTTATCAAAAACATGGGAGGCGTTTCTCATGTAGCTACTTTTCCAGAGTATCGAATGTGCGGGTATGTAAAAGAACTTACAAAATCAGTTTTCAATGATATGAAGGATAAAAAACAGTCCGTTAGTATGTTACACCCTTTTAAGAAGAGCTTTTATAGTGAATTTGGGTATGTTGGTGCAAATGATAATATACTAGTAAAAGTTTCTTTTGATGCATTATCACATTATTTGAAGCATGTCCCAAATATAGATGCTATATGGAAGGAAGAAAGAGAAAGAGCAGTTGATATCCAAGAAGAATATGAAACATTTAAATATAGTCTTGACTTATCAAATTATCATGGACTTGTATTTTTAGACAATATGTCAAATGAATACTGGGTTGATGATCATGAGGATGTAATTGTAGTATTTATTAAAAAAGATGACGAAATTGTAGCAACAGCAAAATATTTAAAAATTGGATATGGCGAAAATGGCAAGCTAATGGTGTTAGAAATGTTTTGGAAAGATATAGAGAGTAGATTTATGATATTTAGATATTTTGCAAAACATACAGATCAATTTTCCCATATTGAAATGAGAATACCATTTGGCACTAATTTCTATACGTGGTTATCTGATTCATCTAGACCTTTTGAAGTTAAGATTAATAATAGACCGTGGATGGTTAGAATAATTGATGTACTTGACGCCTTGAGAGATATACCTGTTAAAACAGATGGAAAAGTTTTTTTGGAACTATATGACGAGTATTGTAAATGGAATAATGGTGGATATATGCTTAAAACAGTTGGGGATAAGCTAAAAATAACTAAGCTTGATAATATTATACCCCAATTAAGAATTGATATAAGAGGTCTGACATCACTATTATATGGGATATATTCGGTAGAGGAACTTGAATTCAAAAATTGGATTAATATTATAGATAATGATATATCTGAAATCTTAAATGATTGGTTTCCAAAACAACTTATTAATAATCCATATTATTATTAA